The nucleotide sequence CAAACTTATTGACACTACCCAAGTCTATATCTATAGAGGAATAAAAGGGACTTATTCAAGCATCAACACGCATTTCATTAGAGCAACGAAGCATATAAGACCAAGAATTTCCGCTAATCTACTTAGAACCATGGATCGTGACAACTTTAGAGCATTTTTTCCCGTTATTCCCACCATTCAGAGCCAGAACGGCAGTAGTAGAACGTCCTCCTGCTTACCCACACAGGCAATCCACGCTCTCCCTACTAATAGAAAAAGCCCGCCATTCCAGCCATCTGCTGAAACCACGAGCTTGGTACCATTTTTTCACCAGCCGGCCTGATGCCGGCCTGAGGCGCTTACGCTTCCCGCAACCAGATAAAGTACAGCAGGAAGACTACAAACAACACATACATGGTCCAGTGGACTTTGCCGCCTTCACCCTTCACCAACTTCGTCAACGGGTAGAGGATGAAGCCCATCGCAATCCCTGTCGCAATACTGTACGTAAGCGGCATGGCCAGTACGGTTATGAATGCCGGAATCGCTTCGTCTATCTTCTCCCACTCGATCTTTCCAAGCGAGGAGGCCATGAGCACACCTACCATAACAAGTGCTGCCGCTGTTACGGTGCCACTGATCACAGCCAGCACCGGCGAGAAGAACAAGGCTAATGCGAAGAAACCTGCGGTAACCACTGCAGCAAATCCCGTTCTGCCGCCCGCCGCCACACCAGCGGAGGATTCAATATAGGAAGTTGTGGTCGAAGTACCCATTACTGCGCCAGCCATGGTGGCAACGGAGTCCGATGCCAATGCGCGACCCGCGCGAGGCAGCTTATTATCCTTCATCAGACCGGCCTGGTTGGCCACGCCGACCAGCGTACCCGCTGTATCGAAGAAATCGACGAACAGGAAGGTCAGGATGACAATCCACATGTTCCCCGTCCAGAACTCGATACTGAACAGCGGATCGAAGAGGGCGCCGAATGCTGTCGGGCTCGGAGGCGCGCTCACAATCGCGCTCGGCGTATCCACTACGCCGAAGATCATGCCGACGATTGCCGTAATGACGATCCCGTAAAAGATACCGCCATTAATTCTGCGCGCCATCAACAACGCTGTGACGACAATGCCGAACAAGGCCAACAACACGCCGCCGTCATGGAAAGAACCAAGCGCCACCGTTGTGCCCGGATCCGCTACCACGATGCCTGCGTTCTTAAGACCAATGAAAGCAATAAACAACCCGATCCCCGCAGCAACTGCGTATTTCAAACCTTGCGGAATCGCATTAATGATCGTTTCCCGGATTCCCGTAAAAGACAGAACAAGAAAGATCAAGCCGGAGATAAACACACCTGCTAATGCATCCTGCCAAGGAATACCCATCCCAAAATCCGATACAACTGTGTAAGCGAAAAATGCATTCAAGCCCATCCCCGGTGCCAGCGCAATCGGGAATTTGGCTACAATCCCCATCACCAAAGTACCGATGATTGCCGCAACCGCGGTAGCAGTGAAGACTTCGCCAAACTCCAGACCTGTCTGATCTGACAGCATGCCTGGGTTGACCGCCAATATGTACGCCATCGCGAGGAAAGTGGTCAGACCTGCGACAAACTCCTTGCGATACGTTGTACCATACTTGGCAAATTCGAAATACCTGGCGATACCTGTTTCATTTGCACTTACGTTCTTCTGATTTTC is from Xylanibacillus composti and encodes:
- a CDS encoding NCS2 family permease, encoding MARYFEFAKYGTTYRKEFVAGLTTFLAMAYILAVNPGMLSDQTGLEFGEVFTATAVAAIIGTLVMGIVAKFPIALAPGMGLNAFFAYTVVSDFGMGIPWQDALAGVFISGLIFLVLSFTGIRETIINAIPQGLKYAVAAGIGLFIAFIGLKNAGIVVADPGTTVALGSFHDGGVLLALFGIVVTALLMARRINGGIFYGIVITAIVGMIFGVVDTPSAIVSAPPSPTAFGALFDPLFSIEFWTGNMWIVILTFLFVDFFDTAGTLVGVANQAGLMKDNKLPRAGRALASDSVATMAGAVMGTSTTTSYIESSAGVAAGGRTGFAAVVTAGFFALALFFSPVLAVISGTVTAAALVMVGVLMASSLGKIEWEKIDEAIPAFITVLAMPLTYSIATGIAMGFILYPLTKLVKGEGGKVHWTMYVLFVVFLLYFIWLREA